From the genome of Cytobacillus firmus, one region includes:
- a CDS encoding flagellar hook-basal body protein — translation MNRTMITATNTLAQLQKQMDIVSHNVANIDTAAFKRREANFTDLLFQQFNNQRNPAAEAGRLTPAGIRQGVGAKMAQSQIVMQQGSLKATDRPLDFAFTKEGQYFRVLEQTEDGAAVRFTRAGAFYLTPVSDNETMLVTADGLPVLDENNNSIIINGQAKNFKLTDTGSFLAEAANGAIQEYNLGVVLINKPQFLEQKGDNLLGLPDGIDGEGIFTELNGALRGQIGMAQGSLEQSNVDLSKEMTELINLQRAYQFQSRSVSMADQMMGLVNGIR, via the coding sequence ATGAATCGTACGATGATCACGGCAACAAATACTCTGGCCCAGCTGCAGAAGCAGATGGATATTGTCAGCCATAATGTGGCCAACATTGATACAGCGGCCTTTAAAAGACGGGAAGCCAATTTTACTGATTTGCTTTTTCAGCAGTTCAATAATCAGCGGAATCCGGCTGCCGAGGCAGGAAGACTGACACCGGCAGGCATCAGGCAGGGCGTGGGTGCAAAGATGGCGCAGTCCCAAATCGTCATGCAGCAGGGTTCTTTAAAGGCAACAGACCGGCCGCTCGACTTTGCTTTCACAAAGGAAGGCCAGTATTTCCGTGTGCTGGAGCAGACGGAAGATGGAGCAGCGGTGCGTTTTACCAGAGCAGGCGCTTTTTATTTAACACCGGTTTCAGATAATGAGACCATGCTTGTGACAGCGGACGGACTGCCGGTTCTTGATGAAAATAATAATTCGATTATAATAAATGGACAGGCTAAAAATTTTAAACTAACTGATACAGGGAGCTTTTTGGCAGAAGCAGCCAATGGTGCCATCCAGGAATACAATCTTGGAGTGGTCCTGATCAACAAGCCTCAATTCCTGGAGCAAAAAGGCGATAATCTTCTTGGCCTGCCGGATGGAATAGACGGCGAGGGGATTTTTACAGAGCTGAACGGTGCACTTCGCGGACAGATTGGAATGGCCCAGGGTTCCCTGGAACAGTCCAATGTGGATTTGTCCAAGGAAATGACAGAATTAATCAACCTCCAGCGGGCTTATCAGTTTCAGTCCAGATCCGTCTCCATGGCTGATCAAATGATGGGACTGGTCAATGGAATACGTTAG
- a CDS encoding flagellar hook-basal body protein translates to MFRGFYTAASGMLAQQRRTEVLTNNMANANTPGFKADQTSLRSFPEMLLKRMGQQTVPTENGLNFPFNNEVGRLTTGVYMQETLPSFMQGDMKETGLGTDLALLDLNLPVNPETGLRGTVFYNAAGNDGEPRYTRNGNFTIDAGGYLTTAGGLYILDDAGERIQLSSDRFTVSEDGVITGEAGETARLGITFAQNPESLRKEGDGLYAATEESILENAYNAQNVQFKLQQGYLERSNVDASRTMTDMMAAYRFFEANQKVLQAYDRSMEKAANEIGRIG, encoded by the coding sequence ATGTTTAGAGGTTTCTACACGGCTGCTTCCGGAATGCTTGCACAGCAGCGGAGAACGGAAGTACTGACAAATAATATGGCGAATGCCAATACACCCGGCTTTAAAGCAGATCAGACGAGCCTGAGGTCTTTTCCGGAAATGCTTCTCAAGCGCATGGGCCAGCAGACCGTGCCGACTGAAAATGGACTAAACTTTCCTTTTAATAATGAAGTCGGCAGACTGACTACGGGGGTTTATATGCAGGAGACGCTTCCGTCCTTCATGCAGGGAGATATGAAGGAAACTGGCCTCGGTACTGACCTGGCATTGCTGGATCTTAATTTGCCGGTGAATCCGGAAACAGGCTTAAGAGGGACTGTTTTTTATAACGCAGCTGGAAACGACGGCGAACCCCGCTATACGAGGAATGGGAATTTTACCATCGATGCCGGGGGCTATTTAACGACAGCAGGCGGATTATATATTTTAGATGATGCGGGTGAGCGGATTCAGCTCTCCAGTGACCGTTTTACAGTAAGTGAAGATGGTGTGATTACCGGTGAGGCGGGTGAAACAGCCAGACTAGGCATCACTTTTGCCCAAAATCCCGAAAGTCTGAGAAAAGAAGGCGACGGACTTTATGCAGCGACAGAAGAGAGCATCCTCGAAAATGCCTATAATGCACAGAATGTCCAATTCAAGCTTCAGCAGGGCTATCTGGAGCGTTCCAATGTGGATGCTTCCCGTACAATGACGGATATGATGGCCGCCTATCGCTTTTTTGAAGCAAACCAAAAGGTTCTGCAGGCATATGACCGCAGTATGGAGAAAGCCGCAAATGAAATCGGGCGGATCGGGTAA
- the spoIIID gene encoding sporulation transcriptional regulator SpoIIID, giving the protein MHDYIKERTIKIGKYIVETKKTVRVIAKEFGVSKSTVHKDLTERLPEINPELANEVKEILDYHKSIRHLRGGEATKMKYKKEEMEEEPVK; this is encoded by the coding sequence GTGCACGATTACATCAAAGAGAGAACTATCAAGATTGGAAAGTATATCGTGGAGACGAAAAAAACGGTTCGCGTAATCGCGAAGGAGTTTGGCGTATCCAAAAGTACAGTCCATAAAGACTTGACGGAAAGACTGCCTGAAATCAATCCTGAACTGGCAAACGAAGTAAAGGAAATCCTGGATTATCATAAATCGATCCGCCATCTTCGCGGCGGTGAAGCCACTAAAATGAAGTATAAAAAAGAAGAAATGGAAGAAGAGCCAGTTAAATGA
- a CDS encoding DUF4212 domain-containing protein — protein MKKIDKKVADSYFREKTRNMIIYFAIGFLVSFGVVFFAEPLSDITINGFPFHYFMGAQGAVLTFIILLFVNAKMGDAIDRKYGIDENKNEQISSGKVLDH, from the coding sequence TTGAAGAAAATCGATAAAAAAGTAGCGGACAGTTATTTCCGTGAAAAGACTCGGAATATGATCATTTATTTTGCTATTGGCTTTCTTGTCTCTTTTGGCGTGGTCTTCTTTGCAGAACCATTAAGTGATATAACCATTAACGGATTCCCATTCCATTACTTTATGGGCGCACAGGGAGCAGTACTGACATTTATCATTCTGCTGTTTGTTAATGCAAAAATGGGAGATGCGATTGACCGGAAATATGGAATTGATGAAAACAAAAATGAACAAATCAGTTCAGGAAAAGTTCTTGATCATTAA
- a CDS encoding rod shape-determining protein yields MFARDIGIDLGTANVLIHVKGRGIVLNEPSVVAIDRNTNKVLAVGEEARRMVGRTPGNIVAIRPLKDGVIADFDVTEAMLKHFINKLNVKGFLSKPRILICCPTNVTGVEQKAIKEAAEKSGGKKIYLEEEPKVAAIGAGMDIFQPSGNMVVDIGGGTTDVAVLSMGDIVTSSSIKMAGDKFDNEILQYIKKEYKLLIGERTAENIKVTIGTVFPGGKNEEMEIRGRDMVSGLPRTITVRSEEVQGALAESVDVIIQAAKSVLERTPPELSADIIDRGVILTGGGALLHGIDQLLAEELKVPVLIAENPMDCVAVGTGIMLDNIDKLPKKKLV; encoded by the coding sequence ATGTTTGCTAGGGATATTGGGATTGATTTAGGAACAGCCAACGTGCTAATCCACGTTAAAGGCCGCGGTATTGTGCTGAATGAACCATCGGTAGTGGCAATTGACCGAAATACAAACAAGGTGCTGGCCGTAGGAGAAGAAGCACGCCGCATGGTTGGTCGTACGCCGGGGAACATCGTGGCAATCCGACCGCTAAAAGACGGGGTTATTGCCGACTTTGATGTAACAGAAGCGATGCTGAAGCATTTTATCAACAAATTGAATGTTAAAGGCTTCTTATCAAAGCCGCGCATTCTGATCTGCTGCCCGACAAATGTGACAGGTGTTGAACAGAAAGCGATCAAGGAAGCGGCTGAAAAAAGCGGCGGCAAAAAGATTTACCTCGAAGAAGAGCCAAAGGTTGCAGCTATCGGAGCAGGCATGGACATCTTCCAGCCGAGCGGTAACATGGTTGTCGATATCGGCGGCGGAACAACGGATGTCGCGGTATTATCAATGGGAGACATTGTGACGTCTTCATCCATAAAAATGGCCGGAGATAAGTTTGACAACGAAATTCTTCAATACATCAAAAAAGAGTACAAGCTTTTAATCGGCGAAAGAACAGCTGAAAACATTAAAGTAACGATTGGGACTGTATTCCCTGGCGGCAAAAACGAAGAAATGGAAATCCGCGGCCGCGACATGGTGTCAGGTCTTCCAAGAACCATTACAGTTCGGTCAGAGGAAGTTCAGGGTGCTTTGGCAGAATCCGTTGATGTCATCATCCAGGCTGCTAAAAGCGTGCTGGAACGCACACCGCCTGAATTGTCTGCAGACATCATTGACCGCGGGGTAATTTTAACAGGAGGCGGCGCACTTCTTCACGGAATCGACCAGCTTCTGGCGGAAGAGCTGAAAGTCCCTGTCTTAATTGCCGAAAATCCGATGGATTGCGTAGCTGTCGGAACTGGCATTATGCTTGATAATATTGATAAGCTTCCGAAGAAGAAGCTTGTATAA
- a CDS encoding M23 family metallopeptidase — protein MREEEKKRSSQDSSFKRFMKKRWAFPAIYIASAAIILTGVLWYQTSDNATDTDSYDYEATDITGKKYDEPALEVNRAMENFVMPVKDPDSAVIQKQFYDYDGKAEEQEAALVFYNNTYHPNTGIDIATKDGETFDVLAALSGKVTKVEEDSLLGNVIEVEHDKGIVTQYQSVTEMNVEVGDQVEQGDVLAKAGESLFNEEAGVHVHFEIRKDGTPVNPLDFFNKPLSSLQELDTADKADAEENSGATEENDEAAPSEDKSSEESADENAGNTDEDESADTEEDPAGTSEDEGQTDDQVEEDTATESTDA, from the coding sequence ATGAGAGAGGAAGAAAAGAAACGATCTTCTCAAGATTCCAGCTTTAAACGCTTTATGAAAAAGCGGTGGGCATTCCCAGCAATCTACATTGCAAGTGCAGCAATCATTCTAACCGGTGTTCTTTGGTACCAGACTAGCGACAACGCTACAGACACTGACAGCTACGATTACGAAGCCACTGATATTACCGGCAAAAAGTACGACGAGCCAGCATTGGAAGTTAACCGTGCAATGGAAAACTTCGTAATGCCTGTCAAAGACCCAGACTCTGCTGTCATTCAAAAACAATTCTATGACTATGACGGCAAGGCTGAAGAACAGGAAGCTGCTCTAGTATTTTACAATAACACATACCATCCGAACACAGGTATTGATATTGCCACTAAGGATGGGGAAACATTTGATGTCCTTGCTGCATTAAGCGGAAAAGTTACCAAGGTAGAAGAAGATTCACTGTTGGGTAATGTCATTGAAGTGGAGCATGACAAAGGAATTGTAACACAATATCAATCTGTTACAGAGATGAATGTTGAGGTTGGCGACCAGGTAGAACAAGGTGATGTCCTTGCAAAGGCAGGCGAAAGCTTGTTTAATGAAGAAGCAGGCGTACATGTACACTTTGAAATCCGCAAAGACGGAACACCGGTCAATCCGCTTGATTTCTTCAATAAGCCGCTAAGCTCTTTACAGGAGCTTGACACAGCTGACAAAGCAGATGCTGAAGAAAACAGCGGTGCAACTGAAGAAAATGATGAGGCTGCTCCTTCTGAGGACAAGTCCTCTGAAGAATCTGCAGATGAAAATGCCGGAAATACGGACGAAGACGAATCTGCTGATACAGAAGAAGACCCAGCTGGAACTTCTGAAGACGAAGGTCAAACTGACGACCAAGTTGAAGAAGACACTGCAACTGAATCAACAGACGCATAA
- a CDS encoding sodium:solute symporter family protein, with amino-acid sequence MDTQFLVSLSIILATFALYIGIAIYNKAKETSEFYVAGRGVPPIFNGMAIGADWMSAASFIGMAGTIMLLGYDGLAYIMGWTGGYLLLTFLLAPQLRKYGRYTVPEFIGDRFDSHTARVIAALCTIIISFTYSIGQLSGSGVVIGRLFEIDAKLGTMIGVVLIAFYAAFGGMKGITWTQVAQYVILIIAYLIPVIFMALQLTGNPMPWISYGELVGKMGELDRELGISEYFAPFTNGTKWQFLALMFTLMAGTAGLPHVIVRFYTVSTMKAARWSGAWALLFIGLLYLSAPAYAAFSRFILMTQVAGSKITELPAWTKTWVDTGKLQVADGNGDGVLQWKELIISNDIVVMATPEIANLGMFVIGLVAAGAMAAALSTAGGLMIAISSAFAHDIFYRVLKPNSTEKTRLSVARWSIVIATLLAGVIALNPPGAITQIVAWAFALATGTFFPALVLGVWWKRSNSQGVIAGLLVGLGVTLAYIFAAKYGGFTILGIIDTGAGVFGATAAFAANIIVSLMTAAPSQKIQEEVMDLRYPEQMVYKDGEVWMNDDGSKSV; translated from the coding sequence TTGGATACACAGTTTTTGGTCTCATTATCTATCATTTTAGCTACATTTGCTTTGTATATTGGCATAGCCATTTACAATAAGGCAAAAGAAACTTCTGAGTTCTATGTTGCCGGCCGCGGAGTGCCGCCGATCTTCAATGGAATGGCGATTGGTGCTGACTGGATGAGTGCCGCTTCCTTTATCGGGATGGCGGGAACAATCATGCTTCTGGGCTATGACGGTCTTGCCTATATTATGGGCTGGACGGGCGGGTATCTGCTCTTAACCTTCCTGCTGGCACCACAGCTGCGGAAATACGGCCGCTACACGGTTCCTGAATTCATCGGCGACCGCTTTGACAGCCATACTGCACGAGTGATTGCAGCCCTTTGTACAATCATCATCAGCTTCACCTATTCGATTGGCCAGCTTTCCGGTTCCGGAGTAGTTATTGGCCGTCTTTTTGAAATTGATGCAAAGCTTGGAACCATGATCGGTGTCGTTCTGATTGCCTTTTATGCTGCATTCGGAGGCATGAAGGGGATTACTTGGACGCAGGTTGCTCAGTATGTCATTTTAATTATTGCTTACTTAATTCCGGTCATTTTCATGGCACTGCAATTAACAGGGAACCCTATGCCATGGATTTCCTACGGTGAACTTGTCGGTAAAATGGGTGAGCTTGACCGCGAGCTTGGGATCTCTGAATACTTTGCGCCATTTACCAATGGAACGAAGTGGCAGTTCCTTGCCCTTATGTTTACACTCATGGCTGGTACAGCAGGACTTCCGCACGTAATTGTCCGTTTCTATACGGTATCAACGATGAAGGCAGCCCGCTGGTCGGGAGCATGGGCATTGCTGTTCATCGGCTTGCTTTATCTGTCTGCACCTGCATACGCAGCATTCTCCCGTTTCATTTTAATGACACAGGTTGCCGGAAGCAAAATAACGGAGCTCCCAGCCTGGACGAAAACCTGGGTGGATACAGGCAAGCTTCAGGTAGCGGATGGCAATGGCGATGGAGTCCTGCAATGGAAGGAACTCATTATCTCGAATGATATCGTGGTTATGGCGACACCTGAAATTGCCAATCTTGGGATGTTTGTCATCGGTCTGGTGGCAGCAGGGGCAATGGCTGCTGCGTTATCAACGGCCGGAGGTTTGATGATTGCGATTTCTTCCGCATTTGCTCACGATATTTTTTACCGGGTGCTAAAACCGAATTCAACTGAAAAAACACGTCTCTCCGTTGCCCGCTGGTCCATTGTCATCGCGACTCTTTTGGCCGGCGTGATCGCGCTTAACCCGCCAGGAGCCATTACGCAAATTGTTGCCTGGGCATTTGCGCTCGCAACAGGGACATTCTTCCCGGCGCTCGTTCTGGGTGTCTGGTGGAAGCGTTCAAACTCACAGGGTGTTATTGCCGGCCTGCTGGTCGGGTTAGGTGTTACTTTGGCGTACATCTTTGCAGCTAAATATGGCGGATTTACAATCCTGGGAATCATTGATACAGGTGCCGGCGTGTTTGGTGCTACAGCTGCATTTGCAGCTAATATCATTGTTTCTCTAATGACAGCTGCTCCTTCGCAAAAAATTCAGGAGGAAGTTATGGATCTTCGCTATCCGGAGCAAATGGTATATAAAGATGGTGAAGTATGGATGAACGATGATGGATCAAAATCTGTATAA
- a CDS encoding LysM peptidoglycan-binding domain-containing protein, with protein MLTRKERIQNDKRKKMKARGMTAASTVFAAVIASAGFSASAKEAQALTGFYKVKQGDTLYKISRDHDMTVKELKAVNNLKSDKIQPGQKLEVRIERHTEDSFETAVYTVVPGDTLWGIAKRYRMSVNELKTLNKLKRDMVLINQKLTIKGDISRTNAIITGAADNFTVEFKNGDDYFTLKVPYGTATSYQKMSGKKILVVYKDDALINIQ; from the coding sequence ATGCTAACACGCAAGGAAAGAATTCAAAATGATAAAAGAAAGAAGATGAAAGCTAGAGGAATGACGGCAGCCAGCACTGTTTTTGCGGCAGTAATTGCGTCAGCGGGTTTTAGCGCTTCAGCAAAAGAAGCCCAAGCTTTGACAGGATTCTATAAAGTGAAGCAGGGAGATACCTTATACAAAATCTCCAGAGACCATGATATGACTGTTAAAGAATTGAAAGCGGTTAACAACCTTAAGTCTGACAAGATCCAGCCCGGCCAAAAATTGGAGGTTCGGATTGAACGACATACAGAAGATTCCTTTGAGACAGCCGTTTATACCGTGGTGCCTGGCGATACACTTTGGGGAATCGCAAAGCGCTACCGTATGAGTGTCAATGAACTGAAAACATTGAACAAATTAAAAAGGGATATGGTCCTCATCAATCAAAAATTGACCATTAAAGGGGATATTTCCAGAACAAACGCAATCATCACCGGTGCTGCAGACAATTTTACGGTGGAATTTAAAAACGGAGATGATTATTTCACATTAAAGGTACCGTATGGAACAGCAACGTCTTATCAGAAAATGTCAGGAAAAAAAATCCTTGTGGTTTACAAGGACGATGCTCTGATCAATATTCAATAA
- a CDS encoding 3'-5' exonuclease, whose translation MFFLRKNVSCSLRYETIPLSTPLEDLNFIVFDTETTGFQVSAADRIIEIGAVPVKGFQVQEKDLFQTYVNPKRQISREIKELTSISDELVKDAPQALEAIQSFFEYVESREAVCLIGHYVSFDALAVKSECKREKLSLKNFLTIDTLDLIGFIAPSCDMRDLERYAMAFGTRIYDRHRAAGDALTTAYLFVELLYQFQQRGHKTWGELIKATDSQMRSLHY comes from the coding sequence ATGTTTTTTCTCAGAAAAAATGTGTCATGTTCGTTAAGGTATGAAACTATTCCGTTATCCACTCCCCTGGAAGACCTGAATTTTATTGTCTTTGATACGGAAACAACAGGATTTCAGGTTTCTGCGGCAGACCGAATCATTGAAATTGGCGCCGTCCCGGTAAAAGGATTTCAAGTGCAGGAAAAGGACCTTTTTCAGACATATGTTAACCCAAAACGACAAATTTCTCGGGAAATAAAAGAATTAACCTCTATTTCCGATGAGCTGGTAAAGGATGCCCCGCAGGCCTTGGAAGCTATTCAGAGTTTTTTTGAGTATGTCGAATCAAGGGAGGCGGTATGCCTGATTGGGCATTATGTAAGCTTCGATGCCTTGGCTGTTAAAAGTGAATGTAAACGTGAAAAGCTTTCGTTAAAAAATTTCCTGACCATTGATACGCTGGATCTGATTGGCTTTATCGCTCCGTCCTGCGATATGCGCGACCTTGAGAGGTATGCCATGGCATTCGGCACCCGCATTTATGACCGGCATCGTGCCGCCGGGGATGCTTTGACGACCGCTTATCTATTTGTTGAGCTGCTTTATCAATTTCAGCAGAGGGGCCATAAAACCTGGGGGGAGTTGATTAAAGCAACTGACAGTCAAATGAGGTCACTGCATTATTAA
- a CDS encoding DUF294 nucleotidyltransferase-like domain-containing protein — translation MDQNLYNLYNLEAVRFHPFFHGVESDTALSLLAMCEVRHYKKNDMILKKNKPREGLLLLLEGLSEVLVKNDHSGREEVLEVVQTGELIGFSSLADFLGVSKQTPGELVEVKASSEVRAIFIPFEVVRKRWDDPAVHDYLLTQVAVRLKDVYTSLAEQVKLATDYGENDAFMIRVQDVMSSEAAAVSTAATIQEAARLMLNRKISSVLVIEKDSLKGIITESDIVEGVAAEGADITAPASTIMTAGPVTISRSAYYYDALSLILFKGIKHLPVMEDSKVAGVVTLSDLLRKKNENVIKTVQKIEKADRDSLPQVKTGIYELIDSLIKDRVPILKTLEIVTKLYDRMSGRIVALSISELREKGLQQPCEFSFYHMGSSGRGEQFMLTDQDHFLVYESQSEEAGDFFEELGKRITSNMESAGYARCKGLMMCSEEKWRGSLAVWEERLRTWMLQSTNDNLLLAQNFFSYRFIAGSEGLNAKFEAMVQEQMKRSRIFLYRLAHLEREHPIPTLDQPLRSLFKLQRKSMDMKKEVLFPYHHSLQILSLIHGKLSGTPLEKIDFLQERQVFSKEFAHDLRGSVSTILTLYVTQRWQQEQNGAAPSSVVSFSRMFTREKEELILSLKTLKELQSQAVARFSL, via the coding sequence ATGGATCAAAATCTGTATAACCTGTACAATTTGGAGGCTGTGCGGTTTCACCCCTTTTTTCATGGGGTGGAATCTGACACGGCCCTTTCACTTCTAGCCATGTGTGAAGTACGCCACTACAAAAAGAATGATATGATCCTGAAAAAAAATAAACCGCGTGAAGGCCTTCTGCTCCTTTTAGAAGGTCTTTCAGAGGTATTAGTGAAAAACGATCACAGCGGGAGGGAGGAAGTGCTCGAGGTGGTCCAAACAGGAGAGCTGATTGGATTCTCCAGCCTCGCTGATTTCCTGGGTGTTTCCAAACAGACCCCGGGAGAGTTGGTTGAAGTCAAGGCTTCCAGTGAGGTAAGAGCCATATTCATTCCGTTTGAAGTGGTGAGAAAAAGATGGGATGATCCCGCAGTTCATGATTACCTGCTGACTCAGGTAGCCGTCAGATTGAAGGATGTATACACATCACTTGCAGAACAGGTCAAGCTTGCGACAGATTATGGGGAAAACGATGCATTCATGATCCGGGTTCAGGATGTCATGAGCAGTGAGGCAGCCGCAGTCAGCACTGCTGCAACCATTCAGGAAGCTGCCCGGCTCATGCTTAACAGAAAGATTAGTTCAGTTCTCGTTATAGAAAAGGACAGCTTAAAAGGAATTATTACGGAAAGCGACATTGTGGAAGGGGTGGCAGCTGAAGGGGCAGATATAACTGCTCCAGCAAGCACCATCATGACAGCGGGTCCAGTCACGATATCACGGTCCGCTTATTATTATGACGCCCTTTCACTGATTCTTTTTAAGGGAATAAAACACCTGCCCGTAATGGAAGATTCAAAGGTCGCAGGGGTTGTGACGTTATCAGATTTGCTGAGAAAGAAAAATGAGAATGTGATAAAGACCGTTCAAAAAATTGAAAAAGCCGATCGGGATAGCCTTCCGCAAGTGAAAACCGGCATCTATGAGTTAATTGATTCTTTAATAAAAGATCGTGTTCCTATATTAAAAACGCTTGAGATCGTTACAAAGCTATACGATCGCATGAGCGGCAGAATTGTAGCACTATCTATTTCTGAACTGAGGGAAAAAGGCTTGCAGCAGCCATGCGAATTTTCTTTCTATCATATGGGCTCCAGCGGCCGTGGAGAGCAGTTCATGCTCACAGATCAGGATCATTTCCTGGTTTATGAAAGCCAATCGGAGGAAGCCGGCGATTTTTTTGAAGAGCTTGGGAAAAGGATCACTTCTAACATGGAGAGTGCAGGTTACGCACGGTGCAAAGGTCTCATGATGTGCAGTGAGGAGAAATGGCGGGGATCGCTGGCAGTATGGGAGGAGCGGCTGCGAACCTGGATGCTTCAATCCACTAATGACAATTTATTGTTAGCGCAAAACTTTTTCTCCTATCGGTTCATTGCGGGGAGTGAAGGGCTCAATGCAAAATTTGAAGCAATGGTTCAGGAGCAGATGAAAAGGTCCAGAATTTTTTTGTACCGGCTGGCACACCTTGAAAGGGAACATCCTATTCCCACGTTGGATCAGCCGCTCAGGTCCCTATTTAAGCTGCAGCGCAAAAGCATGGATATGAAAAAAGAAGTTTTATTTCCCTATCACCATAGTCTGCAGATACTGTCCCTAATACATGGGAAACTATCAGGCACACCGCTTGAAAAAATAGATTTTCTGCAGGAAAGGCAGGTATTCTCAAAGGAGTTTGCACACGATTTGAGAGGGTCTGTAAGCACTATACTTACGTTGTATGTCACCCAGCGCTGGCAGCAGGAACAAAACGGTGCCGCTCCATCTTCCGTTGTCTCATTTTCCAGAATGTTTACTCGTGAAAAAGAAGAATTGATTCTAAGCTTAAAGACCTTAAAGGAGCTGCAGAGCCAGGCAGTTGCAAGATTTTCATTATAG
- a CDS encoding VanZ family protein, producing MVKWIIRVLPFLYMALIWILSSMPADAVVELPDLAVDRFIKESMHLIEFGILYVLLVLAALTAVKLTPGVNILLVFFACFYGVLDEIHQSFVPYRSATVIDAVKDITGVAVCWYFISRALFYGRFDRLGKLLGFFKRAK from the coding sequence ATGGTTAAGTGGATAATACGGGTGCTGCCTTTCCTGTATATGGCGCTAATATGGATCCTGTCCAGCATGCCGGCTGATGCTGTGGTGGAGCTGCCGGATTTGGCAGTAGACCGGTTTATAAAAGAATCTATGCATCTGATTGAGTTTGGTATTTTATATGTTCTTCTGGTTCTGGCAGCGTTGACTGCCGTTAAGCTGACGCCGGGAGTGAATATTCTTTTGGTTTTTTTTGCGTGCTTCTACGGGGTTCTCGATGAGATCCATCAGTCATTTGTACCGTACAGGTCTGCTACTGTGATTGACGCTGTTAAGGATATTACAGGTGTGGCGGTGTGCTGGTATTTTATCAGCAGGGCTCTTTTTTATGGGCGGTTTGATAGGCTTGGTAAGCTACTTGGTTTCTTTAAAAGGGCAAAATAA
- a CDS encoding pyroglutamyl-peptidase I: MKKLLLTGFEPFLDFPINPTEKIVNALDGKTVGNYEIIGHLLPVDFNRAPKKIVEEVAGKKPDAVISLGLAAGRTAITPERIAINCQDGEPDNSGVAPEDKLIEESGPDGYFSTLPIRRMVNRLKEAGYPAAISNTAGTYLCNNVMYSVLHLLKSTNTEIPAGFVHIPASHALAAASKKSMASWSDADLLEAITLIIKELD; this comes from the coding sequence ATGAAGAAGCTGCTGTTAACCGGTTTTGAACCTTTTCTTGATTTTCCGATCAATCCTACCGAAAAGATTGTGAATGCATTAGATGGCAAAACGGTTGGAAACTATGAGATTATAGGACATCTTCTGCCGGTTGATTTTAATCGTGCACCAAAGAAAATAGTAGAGGAAGTGGCCGGGAAGAAGCCGGATGCAGTGATTTCTCTCGGGCTGGCTGCCGGGCGGACAGCCATCACTCCTGAGAGAATCGCAATCAATTGCCAGGACGGCGAGCCGGATAATAGCGGAGTCGCACCTGAAGACAAGCTGATAGAGGAAAGTGGTCCCGATGGCTATTTTTCCACCCTGCCGATCCGGCGGATGGTAAATAGACTTAAGGAAGCAGGATATCCTGCAGCAATCTCAAACACAGCGGGAACTTATCTATGCAATAACGTTATGTATTCCGTGCTTCACCTGCTAAAATCGACAAACACTGAAATACCAGCGGGGTTTGTGCACATACCTGCATCCCATGCACTGGCGGCTGCCAGTAAAAAAAGCATGGCAAGCTGGTCAGATGCCGATCTGCTGGAGGCAATTACGCTGATCATAAAAGAATTGGACTAA